One window from the genome of Calliopsis andreniformis isolate RMS-2024a chromosome 12, iyCalAndr_principal, whole genome shotgun sequence encodes:
- the LOC143186163 gene encoding uncharacterized protein LOC143186163, whose amino-acid sequence MRNPALHLVGIAASPGGGEVFGTRAEEELRQWLEARLDALGIDPVAYSRFVLSLLRCPDSALSPPEEAVGPGRNGGRRIRARPKAKLPTQGDREQRRAVVQCLTSAADNKCGVETLVDELCMKLRDLEGGGSNEKEEESKKSDGETKTSIESLTPRDRALRYYAAFPALQPTTLKKFSQRKDRNFGNNNTTSNNNNLNNNNNKINGVNYNNNKNSNKSYNKKTKMSIGIETRRSEDKESFGFAKSMEREREKERELELDQLRLAQLQAKFDESLEALWDSGPGNAQDTASIWAAPTLSIPSGPLWPADTSETIFTLSTSDNGYATDTPYQESIVDDSPLIPWDIDLISIEDYADESSNKNKSEGNVNWSDSAMDGPWCWKELGNNLTTLDHSPQTGSCFFPVAPRKTPIGTRKESRSNLKVNSHPEPDEDLLTSARTHFRPIKDDGQWADGTTFPVNNTLERVAYRRSESGNLLYLPGGESPYMEYRENDSPIPPVSSNLTLKFRVRQCDKCVQTEPIRSPVKRRILSEQDHFHYTPVGVEDTVSREEEKVEKDRYTLGQLGWVRSSVPLHNDRKRRHSSSFGCQPLTTLRPLTL is encoded by the exons ATGAGGAACCCGGCATTGCACTTGGTCGGGATAGCGGCGTCCCCTGGAGGAGGTGAAGTGTTTGGCACAAGGGCCGAGGAGGAGTTGCGCCAGTGGCTAGAGGCACGCTTGGACGCATTGGGGATCGACCCAGTTGCGTACTCGCGATTTGTACTCAGCCTATTGCGCTGCCCCGACTCGGCCCTTAGTCCTCCAGAAGAAGCAGTAGGCCCAGGTAGAAACGGAGGACGTCGTATTCGTGCCCGACCTAAAGCAAAGCTGCCAACTCAAGGAGACAGGGAACAAAGACGTGCTGTTGTGCAATGTCTGACAAGTGCTGCTGATAAT AAATGTGGGGTTGAAACTCTGGTTGACGAATTATGCATGAAATTACGAGACTTGGAAGGCGGTGGCTCAAACGAAAAGGAGGAGGAATCCAAGAAGTCTGACGGTGAAACCAAAACAAGTATAGAGTCACTGACACCTCGCGATAGAGCTCTCAGATATTACGCAGCATTTCCTGCTTTACAACCTACGACTCTCAAAAAGTTTTCTCAGAGGAAAGATAGAAACTTCGGCAACAACAATACAACCAGCAACAATAACAACCTCAACAACAACAATAACAAAATCAACGGAGTCAACTATAACAACAACAAAAATAGCAACAAATCCTACAATAAAAAAACTAAAATGTCCATT GGTATTGAAACGCGAAGGTCAGAAGACAAGGAAAGTTTTGGATTCGCTAAATCAATGGAGCGCGAAAGGGAAAAAGAACGGGAATTGGAATTAGATCAACTTAGATTGGCACAGTTACAAGCAAAGTTCGACGAGAGCTTGGAAGCACTTTGGGATTCAGGACCGGGCAATGCACAGGACACGGCTTCTATTTGGGCAGCTCCTACTCTCTCTATTCCTTCAGGACCCCTCTGGCCAGCAGACACTTCCGAGACAATCTTTACTTTATCCACCTCGGACAATGGTTATGCTACCGACACACCGTACCAGGAATCTATTGTTGACGACTCGCCGCTTATTCCATGGGACATCGATttaatcagcattgaggattacgcGGATGAATCTAGTAACAAAAATAAATCAG AGGGCAACGTTAACTGGTCTGACTCGGCCATGGATGGACCATGGTGCTGGAAAGAACTCGGCAATAATTTGACTACCTtggaccacagtcctcagacaggTAGTTGTTTCTTTCCAGTCGCGCCGCGTAAAACGCCCATTGGAACACGCAAAGAATCTCGTTCGAATCTGAAGGTGAACAGTCATCCGGAACCGGATGAGGATTTGCTGACATCCGCTCGCACACACTTTCGTCCAATAAAGGACGACGGTCAGTGGGCCGACGGGACCACGTTTCCCGTGAACAATACATTAGAGCGGGTCGCGTATCGCAGATCCGAGTCAGGGAATCTGCTGTACCTTCCCGGCGGAGAGAGTCCTTACATGGAGTATCGGGAGAACGATTCGCCTATTCCCCCGGTATCGTCGAATTTAACGTTGAAATTCAGGGTGCGTCAATGCGACAAGTGCGTTCAAACCGAGCCCATTCGATCTCCGGTCAAACGCAGAATTCTCTCCGAACAGGATCATTTTCATTATACTCCGGTCGGAGTGGAAGATACTGTTAGTCGCGAAGAGGAAAAAGTCGAAAAAGATCGCTATACATTGGGTCAACTGGGCTGGGTACGATCTAGTGTACCTCTGCACAATGATAGGAAAAG AAGGCACAGTAGCAGCTTCGGATGCCAGCCTCTGACGACTTTGCGTCCGTTGACCTTATGA